The proteins below are encoded in one region of Clostridium estertheticum:
- a CDS encoding tyrosine recombinase XerC, protein MQSNKTCPLVEQYLDYLIVIKGRSKNTIFEYRTDLLMFFKFILDSRKTSIINTNFGLVNLAFIKSITLNDMYAFISHCQTTQKTSAGTKARKIVSIRQFWKYLKAKAHLIDNNIAEELETPKLPKRIPKYLNLEESVRLLIECEKYPRDHCIITIFLNCALRLSELTSLNIEQVGNDVLTVIGKGNKERKIFLTPAAKKSINTWLYIRNNLSTNSKALFISRNSGRITTRAVQNIVKKYVISSGLDAAVISTHKLRHTAATLMYKYGKVDLRSLQQILGHESVATTEIYTHIDEHQLQSAVNSNPLAMMFN, encoded by the coding sequence ATGCAATCAAATAAAACTTGTCCATTAGTTGAACAATATTTAGACTACCTTATTGTAATAAAGGGCCGATCTAAAAATACCATTTTCGAATACCGCACAGACTTACTAATGTTTTTCAAATTTATCTTAGATAGTCGTAAAACTTCAATAATTAACACTAATTTTGGTTTAGTTAATCTAGCGTTTATAAAATCAATAACCCTGAATGATATGTATGCATTTATTTCACATTGTCAAACAACTCAAAAGACTTCAGCTGGTACAAAGGCGAGAAAGATAGTATCTATCCGCCAATTTTGGAAGTATCTGAAAGCAAAGGCACATCTTATTGATAACAATATAGCCGAAGAACTTGAAACGCCTAAATTACCAAAACGCATACCCAAATATCTTAATTTAGAAGAATCAGTCCGTTTACTAATCGAATGTGAAAAATATCCAAGAGATCATTGTATAATTACAATTTTTCTTAATTGTGCTTTAAGATTATCAGAATTAACTAGTTTAAATATTGAGCAGGTTGGAAATGATGTTTTAACTGTAATTGGTAAGGGTAACAAAGAACGTAAAATTTTTTTAACACCTGCTGCTAAAAAATCAATCAACACCTGGCTCTATATTAGAAATAATCTCAGTACAAACTCTAAGGCTCTATTTATATCAAGAAATAGTGGCCGCATTACTACTAGAGCAGTCCAAAATATTGTTAAGAAATACGTTATTTCATCCGGACTTGACGCTGCAGTAATATCTACCCATAAACTTCGTCATACTGCAGCAACTCTTATGTATAAATACGGCAAAGTAGATTTAAGATCTCTTCAACAAATTCTAGGTCACGAAAGTGTTGCTACTACTGAGATCTATACTCATATTGATGAACATCAATTACAATCTGCAGTAAACTCAAATCCTCTTGCTATGATGTTTAATTGA
- a CDS encoding cupin domain-containing protein, translating into MNNISNIDNIPKEYMYDPDFQSKLKTILIGDAIGCEKIYVNIDYVKPGAESTKYHSHSVQEEFFLILSGKGLLRIDGEKILIKKGDVISKPAGKNITHQFINNSSEILQILDIGTREKDDIITYPDENTIYLKDKKLVFDINDSIKDWTSELNE; encoded by the coding sequence ATGAATAACATATCTAACATTGATAATATTCCCAAGGAATATATGTATGACCCTGATTTTCAATCTAAACTGAAAACAATATTAATAGGTGATGCCATTGGATGTGAAAAAATTTATGTGAACATAGACTATGTAAAACCTGGTGCTGAAAGTACAAAGTATCATTCACATTCAGTACAGGAAGAATTCTTTCTCATATTAAGTGGAAAAGGGCTATTGAGAATAGATGGAGAAAAAATATTAATAAAGAAAGGTGATGTTATTTCGAAACCTGCTGGTAAAAATATTACACATCAGTTTATAAATAATAGTTCAGAAATATTGCAGATACTTGATATAGGAACTCGTGAAAAAGATGATATTATTACATATCCGGATGAAAATACAATTTATTTAAAAGATAAAAAGTTAGTTTTTGATATTAACGATAGTATTAAAGATTGGACATCAGAACTAAATGAATAA
- a CDS encoding carboxymuconolactone decarboxylase family protein codes for MNDTQSMLNCYKDELKWTPPFAEILSKYSPEGLKGFLVMRESVQNGHLPKKTRELIFTILDSLDDEVSGAKAHAISAIEAGLTMEELVEAFVIVTIVKGINPLCKTGVEAINAAEKRFQEINLIKEN; via the coding sequence ATGAATGATACTCAAAGTATGCTTAATTGTTATAAAGATGAATTAAAATGGACTCCACCTTTTGCTGAAATACTCTCTAAATATTCTCCAGAAGGTTTAAAAGGATTTTTAGTAATGCGTGAATCAGTTCAAAATGGACATTTACCTAAAAAGACAAGAGAATTAATTTTTACAATATTGGATAGTTTAGATGACGAAGTAAGTGGTGCAAAGGCACATGCTATTTCTGCCATAGAAGCAGGTTTAACCATGGAAGAATTAGTAGAAGCATTTGTAATAGTAACTATTGTTAAAGGTATCAATCCGTTATGTAAAACAGGTGTTGAAGCAATAAATGCAGCAGAAAAAAGATTTCAAGAAATAAACTTAATAAAAGAAAATTAA
- a CDS encoding CD3324 family protein, whose protein sequence is MKYLNASDILPDELLQEVQKYAQGKALYIPRNNERKKWGEGSGARGYYERRNEEIRIKFASKNVPIEEIANIYCLSVETIRKILYK, encoded by the coding sequence ATGAAATATTTAAATGCTTCTGATATATTGCCTGATGAGCTGCTACAAGAGGTTCAAAAGTATGCACAGGGAAAAGCTCTATATATCCCTAGAAATAATGAACGTAAAAAATGGGGTGAAGGTTCTGGAGCGCGAGGCTATTATGAACGGCGTAATGAAGAAATTCGGATAAAATTTGCAAGTAAAAATGTTCCTATAGAAGAAATAGCAAATATTTATTGCCTATCCGTAGAAACAATCCGTAAAATTTTGTATAAATAA
- a CDS encoding tyrosine-type recombinase/integrase: MSSFQSSVAPLIQSFIRYRKASDHWNVSSSEPNLLIFERYCIMNYPGFTELTQEMVDNWCRQRDTELNESCRVRIGPVVGFVRYLKERGLTRIYEPVIPKKEPRIYIPHAFTEQELTNFFCECDSLGVHPRNEPVLTRKLTVPVFFRLLYSSGIRTTEARQLRKTDVDMEHGILDIRYSKGRNQHYIALHDSMLEQIRKYDTAIEKIHPDRTYFFPARNDSFHKRSWVQKNFHDIWYGVNKAHAVAYELRHHYAVKNINRWAGLGVTFNDKLLYLSKSMGHTTIESTKYYYSIVPGLSQILREKTETGFDCIVPEVEDDESNE; the protein is encoded by the coding sequence ATGAGCAGTTTTCAGTCATCCGTCGCACCACTCATACAGTCGTTCATAAGATACCGAAAGGCATCCGACCACTGGAATGTATCTTCCTCTGAGCCGAATCTCCTCATCTTTGAACGCTACTGCATCATGAACTATCCAGGTTTCACGGAACTGACGCAGGAAATGGTAGACAACTGGTGCCGTCAGCGTGATACGGAATTAAACGAATCATGCCGCGTAAGGATTGGACCAGTAGTTGGTTTTGTACGCTATCTGAAAGAACGGGGGCTTACGCGTATCTATGAACCAGTCATTCCGAAGAAAGAGCCTCGTATATATATACCACACGCTTTCACCGAACAGGAACTTACAAATTTCTTCTGTGAATGTGATAGTTTAGGGGTACATCCCCGAAATGAGCCTGTACTTACGAGAAAGCTGACTGTCCCAGTATTCTTCCGACTACTCTATTCAAGTGGTATACGTACCACCGAGGCTAGACAACTACGAAAAACAGATGTGGATATGGAACACGGCATCCTGGATATCCGTTATTCGAAGGGACGTAACCAGCACTATATCGCGTTACATGATTCTATGTTGGAACAGATACGTAAGTATGATACTGCTATCGAAAAGATACACCCAGACAGAACCTATTTTTTCCCAGCCAGAAACGATTCCTTCCACAAGCGCTCATGGGTCCAGAAGAACTTCCATGATATCTGGTATGGAGTAAACAAGGCGCATGCAGTCGCCTATGAGCTGAGACACCACTACGCGGTAAAAAATATAAACCGATGGGCTGGTCTAGGCGTTACCTTTAATGACAAGCTTCTGTACCTTAGCAAGAGTATGGGACATACCACGATAGAAAGCACAAAGTACTATTATTCCATCGTGCCTGGTCTATCACAGATCCTCAGAGAAAAGACTGAAACAGGGTTCGACTGCATTGTACCGGAGGTAGAAGATGATGAAAGCAACGAATGA
- a CDS encoding tyrosine-type recombinase/integrase yields MMKATNESVEIARHISKFFNEYVPSQKTNSCHTMKAYQYALQLYVSFLESEKKVGRTDFGSKWFERSVIEEWLTWLKKVRVCSSETCNNRLASLRIFLKYIGSRNVKYLYLYQEAYEIPRRKTQKKKVTGLSRNAVKALLEAPNLSTHSGKRDLVFMILLYSTATRLDEILSLKNSQLYLDKENPYVTVIGKGSKIRTLYLLPKAVAHLKKYLVEFHGKISDPEAYVFYSRNTGTHGKMTQPTIAKMLKKYATEAHKSCTDVPITLHAHQFRHAKASHWLEDGMNIVQISFLLGHEQLQTTMVYLDITTEDSAKALATLESENDRKVTPKWKNADGSLVNFCGLGNNKK; encoded by the coding sequence ATGATGAAAGCAACGAATGAATCGGTAGAGATTGCACGTCACATTTCCAAATTTTTCAATGAATATGTACCTTCCCAGAAAACAAACAGCTGTCATACCATGAAGGCGTACCAGTATGCACTGCAACTGTATGTCAGTTTCCTTGAATCTGAGAAAAAGGTAGGTCGGACTGATTTTGGAAGTAAATGGTTTGAACGATCCGTTATTGAGGAATGGCTGACCTGGCTTAAGAAGGTGCGTGTCTGCAGTTCTGAGACCTGCAATAACCGGCTGGCATCCCTGCGAATCTTTCTGAAATATATTGGAAGCCGAAACGTAAAATACCTGTATCTATATCAGGAAGCCTATGAAATTCCACGTAGAAAAACGCAGAAAAAAAAGGTGACAGGATTGAGCCGCAATGCCGTCAAAGCACTGTTGGAGGCTCCAAATTTGTCAACACATTCTGGCAAAAGGGATCTTGTATTCATGATACTATTGTACAGTACGGCAACCCGACTGGATGAAATACTCTCACTGAAGAATAGCCAACTTTATCTGGATAAGGAAAATCCATACGTTACAGTCATCGGTAAGGGCAGTAAAATTCGCACACTGTATCTATTGCCTAAAGCAGTTGCACATTTGAAGAAATACCTGGTTGAATTCCATGGAAAGATATCTGATCCAGAAGCATATGTATTTTATTCCAGAAACACTGGAACACATGGAAAAATGACACAACCCACAATAGCAAAGATGCTGAAAAAATATGCGACGGAAGCTCATAAATCTTGCACTGATGTACCTATAACCCTTCATGCTCACCAGTTTCGACATGCCAAGGCATCTCATTGGCTGGAGGATGGTATGAATATCGTTCAGATTTCATTTTTACTAGGACATGAGCAGCTCCAGACGACAATGGTGTATCTCGACATAACGACAGAAGATTCTGCAAAAGCACTTGCTACTCTAGAAAGTGAAAATGATAGAAAAGTGACTCCAAAATGGAAAAACGCAGATGGCTCATTGGTAAATTTTTGCGGGCTTGGCAATAATAAAAAATGA
- a CDS encoding tyrosine-type recombinase/integrase, translating to MTKEQVLEKLRFDVELRGLSKHTQEEYYSKCKIFQNHFNKPATELGEKDIREFLHFLTTEKKLASGSVNTYNSGLRFLYGVTLDTNLNNKQIPRHRRHRKFPNLLTQEEMQSLFNVCDNLRDKSILMTLYGAGLRLSEVSCLKVSDIDSKKMQLFIRNEKGSKDRYALLSQDNLEILRDYWKAYHPKECLFYSRINTGTHISPRSVQNIFHKYIAKTNITKSVTVHSVRYPNLYKIQTFLNKYLVLLDCE from the coding sequence ATGACAAAAGAACAAGTTTTAGAAAAATTAAGGTTTGATGTAGAACTCAGAGGGCTAAGCAAACATACTCAAGAAGAGTATTATTCCAAATGCAAAATTTTTCAAAACCACTTTAATAAACCAGCTACAGAACTCGGCGAAAAAGACATTAGAGAATTTCTTCACTTTCTTACAACAGAGAAAAAACTAGCTTCTGGAAGTGTTAATACCTATAACAGTGGACTTCGTTTTTTGTATGGTGTAACTTTGGATACTAATTTAAATAACAAACAAATACCTCGTCACCGTAGGCATCGTAAATTTCCAAATCTTCTCACCCAAGAAGAAATGCAAAGCCTCTTTAACGTTTGTGATAATTTAAGAGATAAATCAATCTTAATGACTCTTTACGGTGCTGGATTAAGACTTAGCGAAGTCTCTTGTCTAAAAGTTTCAGATATAGATAGTAAGAAGATGCAACTTTTTATACGTAATGAAAAAGGTTCCAAAGATAGATATGCACTACTTTCACAAGATAATTTAGAAATACTTAGGGATTACTGGAAAGCATATCATCCTAAAGAATGTCTTTTTTATAGCAGAATAAATACCGGTACCCATATTAGTCCTAGATCAGTACAAAATATATTTCACAAATACATAGCTAAAACAAATATCACTAAGTCAGTTACAGTTCATTCTGTTCGTTATCCAAACCTTTATAAAATCCAAACCTTTTTAAACAAGTACCTGGTCTTACTCGATTGTGAATAA
- a CDS encoding GNAT family N-acetyltransferase — protein sequence MEFYIRPINVSDGKGINELRRMPGVFENILGIPSERIKRSEDFIVNMDVNQHVFVAVSKLQSGEEIIIGTAGLTVNANHRIRHSGSIGIMIHKAYQNKGVGSTLMNALIDVADNWLMLVRIELTVFEDNKRAINLYKKFGFEKEGIKRLAVIRNGKYENEYLMARINSAHI from the coding sequence GTGGAATTTTATATTAGACCAATAAATGTTAGTGATGGTAAAGGTATCAATGAATTAAGACGCATGCCGGGTGTATTTGAAAATATTTTAGGTATTCCGTCAGAAAGAATAAAACGGAGTGAAGATTTCATTGTTAATATGGATGTCAATCAACATGTGTTTGTTGCTGTTTCAAAGCTTCAAAGTGGTGAAGAAATAATTATAGGCACCGCTGGCTTAACTGTAAATGCTAATCATCGGATCCGACATAGCGGTAGCATCGGCATAATGATTCACAAAGCCTATCAAAATAAAGGTGTTGGTAGTACCTTAATGAATGCACTTATTGATGTGGCTGACAACTGGTTAATGCTTGTTAGAATTGAATTGACTGTTTTTGAGGATAATAAGCGAGCTATAAATTTGTATAAGAAGTTTGGATTTGAAAAGGAAGGGATTAAGCGGCTTGCAGTAATAAGAAATGGGAAATATGAAAACGAATATTTAATGGCGAGAATAAACTCTGCTCATATATAA
- a CDS encoding GNAT family N-acetyltransferase, producing the protein MNVKIRNFIDEAGYCDDFQKICDFLIRINQNEVVAPSWLWARWVWQYDSHINTTQSHFGIAEVNGKIVGLTLYDHGLGEAFFCVDMDYEGIKSQLIDFATNNLNLNGEIRLALPDGDLGYQQSAVQKGFIATTEKVQTSRIDINDNVYALPKGYTIMSFADKSFDADKYFDAIWKGFENKRERTEADSVKMREGFDRPYLDLDLRILVVAPNGDYAAHCGMWCIPGSEYAYVEPVFTLPEYRKLGLGKAAVLEGVNRCGKLGAKHAYVLSSQQFYYNIGFYSYQNDIWWIHKKS; encoded by the coding sequence ATGAATGTAAAAATTAGAAACTTTATAGACGAAGCTGGATACTGCGATGATTTTCAGAAAATTTGTGATTTTTTAATTCGTATAAATCAAAATGAAGTTGTCGCTCCTAGCTGGTTATGGGCAAGATGGGTTTGGCAGTACGATTCGCATATAAATACGACGCAGTCGCACTTTGGCATTGCTGAGGTTAATGGAAAAATTGTTGGACTTACATTATATGACCACGGTCTTGGTGAGGCATTCTTTTGCGTTGACATGGATTATGAAGGTATCAAGTCACAACTCATAGACTTTGCAACAAATAATTTAAATTTGAATGGAGAAATAAGGTTAGCTTTGCCAGATGGAGATTTAGGTTATCAGCAATCGGCTGTTCAAAAGGGTTTTATTGCTACTACGGAAAAGGTTCAGACATCACGAATAGATATCAATGACAACGTTTATGCTCTCCCCAAAGGGTATACAATTATGAGCTTTGCCGATAAAAGCTTTGACGCTGATAAATATTTTGATGCGATTTGGAAGGGATTCGAGAATAAACGTGAACGCACTGAAGCAGATAGCGTTAAAATGAGAGAAGGGTTTGATAGACCATATCTTGACCTCGATTTGCGCATATTAGTTGTTGCTCCTAACGGAGACTACGCTGCCCATTGTGGTATGTGGTGTATTCCTGGCAGCGAGTATGCTTATGTCGAACCTGTTTTCACTTTACCAGAATATCGTAAGTTGGGATTGGGCAAAGCTGCTGTTCTTGAAGGGGTAAATAGGTGTGGCAAACTCGGAGCAAAACATGCATATGTGCTTTCATCACAGCAATTCTATTATAATATCGGTTTTTATTCTTATCAAAATGATATATGGTGGATACATAAAAAATCCTAA
- a CDS encoding tyrosine-type recombinase/integrase has product MHFQNLEEHYHELLDFLEANHYSPSYIQKFKTVIRNILKDPKRKGRESYRGIYLEYAKGSHSEQYLRHMRTVIGALEQFDLFGKYPNGRRRHSLFGRGSYHLLNHEYQELIDFYCKTEKERGKKLTTLHSESMNAASFLYAMQKKGFESLNAFTEESVLSFFLSDEGELTKSCSYKKNIRAVFKAGISWKARECQKVLCFLPLLREIRKNIQYLTKEEVQKIRDTIDSSSSGLSKRDRAIGMLLLNTGIRGCDIVALEMNSINWTAEKIWIIQQKTEISLELPLMPIVGNAIYDYVTTERPDSGHRFLFLSETRPFTPLASRSIGSIVTKILRMVGIRQNKGDCKGTHIFRHYLASFLLGNGIPQPIISRTLGHTSPDSLEPYLKADFVNLKECALSIEKFSVAEDVFAL; this is encoded by the coding sequence ATGCATTTTCAAAATCTAGAAGAGCATTACCATGAATTACTCGACTTTTTAGAGGCAAATCATTATTCTCCGTCCTACATCCAAAAATTCAAAACCGTAATCAGAAACATCCTAAAGGATCCGAAAAGGAAAGGTCGGGAATCATACAGGGGCATATATCTTGAATACGCTAAAGGTTCACATTCTGAACAGTATCTTCGTCATATGAGAACTGTCATCGGTGCTCTTGAACAGTTCGATCTTTTTGGTAAATATCCTAATGGAAGGCGGCGACATTCACTTTTTGGCAGAGGGTCTTATCATCTACTAAATCATGAATACCAGGAACTAATTGATTTTTATTGCAAAACAGAAAAAGAACGCGGGAAAAAACTTACAACACTCCACAGTGAGTCCATGAATGCGGCATCCTTTCTTTATGCCATGCAGAAAAAAGGATTTGAAAGTCTTAATGCTTTCACGGAAGAGTCTGTACTGTCATTCTTCCTATCGGACGAGGGTGAGCTGACTAAAAGTTGTTCCTATAAGAAAAACATCAGAGCTGTTTTCAAGGCAGGCATTTCATGGAAAGCGCGAGAATGCCAAAAGGTGTTGTGCTTCCTGCCTCTTCTCCGAGAAATACGAAAGAACATACAGTATCTCACTAAAGAGGAAGTGCAGAAAATACGTGATACCATAGACAGCTCATCATCTGGACTTTCTAAGCGCGACAGAGCAATTGGAATGCTACTTCTGAATACTGGAATCCGAGGCTGTGACATAGTGGCATTAGAAATGAATTCCATCAACTGGACAGCTGAAAAAATCTGGATCATCCAGCAGAAAACAGAGATTTCACTGGAACTTCCATTAATGCCGATTGTAGGTAATGCTATTTATGACTATGTAACGACAGAGCGCCCTGATTCAGGCCATAGATTCCTTTTCCTTAGTGAGACAAGACCATTTACACCGCTGGCTAGCCGTAGCATTGGAAGTATAGTTACAAAAATACTTCGTATGGTTGGAATTCGTCAGAATAAGGGAGATTGCAAGGGTACTCATATATTTCGACACTATCTAGCATCCTTCCTTCTGGGTAACGGAATACCGCAGCCGATTATCAGCCGTACCCTTGGCCACACATCACCAGATTCATTGGAACCATATTTGAAGGCAGACTTCGTTAATCTAAAGGAATGTGCACTTAGCATTGAAAAGTTCTCTGTTGCAGAGGATGTGTTTGCCCTATGA
- a CDS encoding HNH endonuclease, with product MIEKTCEIVNDEYCCDIDITIEEWKQLLTNPTVFDDKSKEAIKKWYIEPRYSATCGYIGKKYNEHSMSANGIINGLAGRVQKELGRFVVKGIGGIAAGTRFIVVMKSKLIDVKPKTWEWTIREELIKAIEELNIFLDNSYSDDALVSDIGDSDISSDTQHFEYSGKSKNRKEPIYVQNKYLYPRSHKVSINALRHANYKCEFDNTHLTFTRRNSDLSYTEPHHLVPIAYYNNFEVSLDVEENIVSLCCNCHKQIHLGQGFEVMLEKLYNERKDLLKMVGIYISLDELIKLYKNDKCEN from the coding sequence ATGATTGAAAAAACATGTGAAATTGTTAATGATGAGTATTGTTGCGATATTGATATAACTATTGAGGAATGGAAACAATTATTAACTAATCCTACAGTTTTTGATGATAAAAGCAAAGAAGCTATAAAAAAATGGTATATAGAACCTAGATATTCTGCTACTTGTGGTTATATAGGTAAAAAATATAATGAGCACAGTATGAGCGCTAATGGAATTATAAATGGTTTAGCGGGAAGGGTCCAAAAAGAACTTGGACGGTTCGTTGTGAAGGGAATAGGCGGTATAGCTGCAGGAACAAGATTTATTGTCGTAATGAAAAGCAAACTGATAGATGTAAAACCAAAGACTTGGGAGTGGACGATTAGAGAGGAGCTTATTAAAGCTATTGAGGAATTAAATATATTTTTAGATAATAGTTATTCAGATGATGCCCTTGTTTCAGATATCGGCGATAGTGATATTTCTTCGGATACCCAACACTTTGAATATAGTGGTAAATCTAAAAATAGGAAAGAACCTATTTATGTACAAAATAAATATTTGTATCCTCGAAGTCACAAGGTATCAATAAATGCTTTACGACACGCAAATTATAAATGTGAATTTGATAATACCCATTTAACCTTTACAAGGAGGAATTCAGACTTAAGCTATACTGAACCCCATCATTTAGTACCAATTGCTTACTACAATAATTTTGAAGTTTCTCTTGATGTTGAAGAAAATATTGTTTCTTTATGCTGTAATTGTCATAAGCAAATACATTTAGGACAAGGTTTTGAAGTAATGCTAGAAAAGCTATATAATGAGCGAAAAGATTTGTTAAAGATGGTTGGTATATATATTTCCTTAGATGAGTTGATTAAACTATATAAAAATGATAAATGCGAAAATTGA
- a CDS encoding IS91 family transposase — MIEVQDIFQQYGTEYRKKHKLSLAQLKAMSAIEKCRTSQLGGHIDKCENCGSTQTSYNSCRNRHCPKCQSLAKERWIDSQKNNLLNIGYFHVIFTIPDTINLIVYQNQRELYTLLFKAVAETLSELASNKKYLGAALGFTSILHTWGQNLMHHPHIHCIVPGGGLSSIGKWVSSRKKFFIPIKVLSRKFRGKFIYYLKQIYYKNKLKFYGTQEYLCNNNEFEKLISSIYAKEWVVYCKPPFKQASCVVEYLGRYTHRVAISNNRIINIENDNVTFKWRDYKDSSKCKLMTVSADEFIRRFIIHILPSGFMKIRHYGLLRNRNKNTKLTLCKHLTNTPILLEEKISALQLIQKITGRDFSKCQHSGSDKLSRCTLFSKSPPTVLQTA, encoded by the coding sequence ATGATTGAGGTTCAAGATATTTTTCAACAATATGGCACAGAATATCGTAAAAAACATAAGCTTTCGCTTGCTCAACTCAAGGCTATGTCTGCAATTGAAAAATGTAGGACATCTCAGTTAGGAGGTCATATAGACAAATGTGAAAACTGTGGCAGTACTCAAACTTCTTACAACTCTTGTCGTAATAGACACTGCCCTAAATGTCAAAGTCTTGCTAAGGAACGTTGGATTGACTCTCAAAAGAACAACTTACTTAATATTGGATACTTTCATGTGATATTTACCATTCCTGATACCATAAATTTGATAGTATATCAAAATCAAAGGGAGCTTTATACTCTTTTATTTAAAGCTGTCGCTGAAACACTTTCAGAATTAGCCTCAAATAAAAAATATCTGGGTGCAGCACTTGGATTTACCTCTATTCTACATACATGGGGACAAAATCTGATGCACCATCCTCATATTCATTGTATTGTACCCGGAGGTGGATTATCATCAATAGGAAAATGGGTAAGTAGTAGAAAGAAGTTTTTCATCCCAATTAAAGTGCTATCTCGCAAATTCAGAGGCAAATTTATATATTATCTCAAACAAATATATTATAAAAATAAGCTTAAATTTTATGGCACTCAAGAATATCTTTGTAATAATAATGAATTTGAAAAACTAATTTCCTCTATTTATGCTAAGGAATGGGTTGTTTACTGCAAACCCCCTTTTAAACAAGCTTCATGTGTAGTTGAATATTTAGGTAGATATACTCACAGAGTTGCTATATCAAATAATCGTATCATCAATATTGAAAATGATAATGTTACATTCAAATGGCGTGATTACAAAGATAGTAGCAAGTGTAAGTTAATGACTGTTTCTGCCGATGAGTTTATCCGTAGGTTTATTATTCATATACTGCCAAGTGGATTTATGAAAATTAGACATTATGGTTTGCTTAGAAATCGAAACAAAAATACTAAACTTACGCTTTGCAAACACCTTACTAATACACCTATTTTACTTGAAGAAAAAATATCAGCACTCCAATTAATTCAAAAAATCACTGGAAGAGATTTTTCCAAATGCCAACACAGTGGCTCAGACAAACTTAGTAGATGTACTTTATTTTCAAAATCTCCTCCTACTGTTTTACAAACTGCATAA